The proteins below come from a single Oncorhynchus gorbuscha isolate QuinsamMale2020 ecotype Even-year linkage group LG12, OgorEven_v1.0, whole genome shotgun sequence genomic window:
- the LOC123990270 gene encoding neutrophil cytosol factor 2-like isoform X2 encodes MTFVNTLKQWDEAVACFERGDSAAALGTFLDIQEKNSKIFFNIGCLHLINKNLDAAEKALDRCIGKDEHLAVAFFQRGLTFYKKERFEESFADFQHAFKELRGNQLIDYKPLGLRYKLYACEVLHNMALAHAQLGQWEKAKENLLTALNLRTEAKLSHIDRGLECILKQKLFEPVKVPAKVLFKPNKNYVAELEKKDYLGKAKVVSSIVFQDEFSGFAPLQPQVEDIPTRPKAPEVLRALEGEPHTVLFEFVPETSDELAVVPGNIVFVLNKGSDNWASVIFNERRGLVPYNFLERLEITLSSKQDQDGTDKDNIPGPPRREPPNRPQRNSASATENQSIGDTKTESCQSKEFSDPSLCVVKVHFTYTIAICMVPGLPYTTTLEKISHKLGLPATAITLSYAQIDSGKKVIDENTRMEDVWSCVHNGRLTLWCDLKEGVSEQLQSQTHLMALHSYESSTPEDLEFHQGDTILLLSKVNEDWFEGQCNGKIGIFPASFVEEVPMKDK; translated from the exons ATGACATTTGTGAACACTCTCAAACAGTGGGATGAGGCAGTGGCCTGTTTCGAACGCGGGGATTCCGCAGCTGCCCTTGGAACATTTCTGGACATCCAGGAAAAGAACTCCAAAATCTTTTTCAACATTGGCTGCCTACATTTGATCAATAAGAACCTAGATGCAGCTGAAAAG GCTTTGGACAGATGTATCGGAAAGGATGAACACTTGGCTGTTGCATTCTTTCAAAGGGGGTTGACATTCTACAAAAAAGAAAG GTTTGAGGAGTCTTTTGCTGATTTCCAACATGCCTTCAAGGAGTTGAGGGGGAACCAGCTGATCGACTACAAACCTCTTGGTCTGAGATACAAATTATATGCTTGTGAG GTACTGCACAACATGGCGCTGGCCCATGCTCAGCTGGGTCAGTGGGAGAAAGCCAAGGAGAACCTCCTGACTGCTCTGAATCTCAGGACTGAGGCCAAACTCAGCCACATCGACAGAGGTCTGGAGTGCATCCTG AAGCAGAAGCTGTTTGAGCCAGTTAAGGTCCCGGCGAAAGTGCTGTTCAAGCCAAACAAGAACTATGTGGCTGAACTGGAGAAGAAGGACTACCTGGGCAAGGCTAAG GTAGTTTCTTCCATCGTCTTCCAGGATGAGTTCTCTGGCTTTGCTCCGTTACAGCCACAG GTTGAAGATATTCCTACCAGACCAAAAGCGCCTGAAGTTCTGAG GGCTCTGGAGGGAGAGCCTCACACTGTCCTCTTTGAGTTTGTCCCTGAGACAAGTGATGAGTTAGCTGTGGTGCCTGGCAACATTGTCTTTGTGCTGAACAAAGGATCTGACAACTGGGCCTCTGTCATCTTCAATGAGCGA AGGGGGCTTGTTCCTTATAATTTCCTGGAGCGTTTGGAAATAACCTTATCATCTAAGCAAGATCAG GATGGGACAGACAAGGATAACATTCCAGGGCCACCTAGACGAGAACCACCGAATAGACCTCAGAGAAATTCTG CTTCTGCTACTGAAAATCAGAGCATTGGGGACACAAAAACAGAG TCTTGCCAGAGTAAAGAGTTTAGTGACCCTTCACTCTGTGTAGTGAAAGTACACTTCACGTACACCATAGCAATCTGCATGGTGCCTGGACTTCCCTACACAACCACTCTGGAGAAAATCAGTCACAAACTGGGCCTCCCTGCCACAGCAATCACCTTGAG CTATGCCCAAATAGATTCGGGTAAAAAAGTGATTGATGAGAACACAAGGATGGAAGATGTTTGGAGCTGTGTCCACAATGGTCGTTTAACACTGTGGTGTGATCTCAAAGAG GGAGTGAGTGAGCAGCTACAAAGCCAGACTCACCTGATGGCGCTTCATTCTTATGAGTCTTCAACTCCAGAGGATCTTGAGTTCCATCAAGGAGATACCATCTTACTTCTCTCCAAAG TCAATGAAGACTGGTTTGAGGGACAGTGCAACGGAAAGATTGGCATATTCCCAGCATCCTTTGTGGAAGAAGTTCCTATGAAAGATAAATAA
- the LOC123990270 gene encoding neutrophil cytosol factor 2-like isoform X1, with protein MTFVNTLKQWDEAVACFERGDSAAALGTFLDIQEKNSKIFFNIGCLHLINKNLDAAEKALDRCIGKDEHLAVAFFQRGLTFYKKERFEESFADFQHAFKELRGNQLIDYKPLGLRYKLYACEVLHNMALAHAQLGQWEKAKENLLTALNLRTEAKLSHIDRGLECILKQKLFEPVKVPAKVLFKPNKNYVAELEKKDYLGKAKVVSSIVFQDEFSGFAPLQPQVEDIPTRPKAPEVLRALEGEPHTVLFEFVPETSDELAVVPGNIVFVLNKGSDNWASVIFNERRGLVPYNFLERLEITLSSKQDQDGTDKDNIPGPPRREPPNRPQRNSAASATENQSIGDTKTESCQSKEFSDPSLCVVKVHFTYTIAICMVPGLPYTTTLEKISHKLGLPATAITLSYAQIDSGKKVIDENTRMEDVWSCVHNGRLTLWCDLKEGVSEQLQSQTHLMALHSYESSTPEDLEFHQGDTILLLSKVNEDWFEGQCNGKIGIFPASFVEEVPMKDK; from the exons ATGACATTTGTGAACACTCTCAAACAGTGGGATGAGGCAGTGGCCTGTTTCGAACGCGGGGATTCCGCAGCTGCCCTTGGAACATTTCTGGACATCCAGGAAAAGAACTCCAAAATCTTTTTCAACATTGGCTGCCTACATTTGATCAATAAGAACCTAGATGCAGCTGAAAAG GCTTTGGACAGATGTATCGGAAAGGATGAACACTTGGCTGTTGCATTCTTTCAAAGGGGGTTGACATTCTACAAAAAAGAAAG GTTTGAGGAGTCTTTTGCTGATTTCCAACATGCCTTCAAGGAGTTGAGGGGGAACCAGCTGATCGACTACAAACCTCTTGGTCTGAGATACAAATTATATGCTTGTGAG GTACTGCACAACATGGCGCTGGCCCATGCTCAGCTGGGTCAGTGGGAGAAAGCCAAGGAGAACCTCCTGACTGCTCTGAATCTCAGGACTGAGGCCAAACTCAGCCACATCGACAGAGGTCTGGAGTGCATCCTG AAGCAGAAGCTGTTTGAGCCAGTTAAGGTCCCGGCGAAAGTGCTGTTCAAGCCAAACAAGAACTATGTGGCTGAACTGGAGAAGAAGGACTACCTGGGCAAGGCTAAG GTAGTTTCTTCCATCGTCTTCCAGGATGAGTTCTCTGGCTTTGCTCCGTTACAGCCACAG GTTGAAGATATTCCTACCAGACCAAAAGCGCCTGAAGTTCTGAG GGCTCTGGAGGGAGAGCCTCACACTGTCCTCTTTGAGTTTGTCCCTGAGACAAGTGATGAGTTAGCTGTGGTGCCTGGCAACATTGTCTTTGTGCTGAACAAAGGATCTGACAACTGGGCCTCTGTCATCTTCAATGAGCGA AGGGGGCTTGTTCCTTATAATTTCCTGGAGCGTTTGGAAATAACCTTATCATCTAAGCAAGATCAG GATGGGACAGACAAGGATAACATTCCAGGGCCACCTAGACGAGAACCACCGAATAGACCTCAGAGAAATTCTG CAGCTTCTGCTACTGAAAATCAGAGCATTGGGGACACAAAAACAGAG TCTTGCCAGAGTAAAGAGTTTAGTGACCCTTCACTCTGTGTAGTGAAAGTACACTTCACGTACACCATAGCAATCTGCATGGTGCCTGGACTTCCCTACACAACCACTCTGGAGAAAATCAGTCACAAACTGGGCCTCCCTGCCACAGCAATCACCTTGAG CTATGCCCAAATAGATTCGGGTAAAAAAGTGATTGATGAGAACACAAGGATGGAAGATGTTTGGAGCTGTGTCCACAATGGTCGTTTAACACTGTGGTGTGATCTCAAAGAG GGAGTGAGTGAGCAGCTACAAAGCCAGACTCACCTGATGGCGCTTCATTCTTATGAGTCTTCAACTCCAGAGGATCTTGAGTTCCATCAAGGAGATACCATCTTACTTCTCTCCAAAG TCAATGAAGACTGGTTTGAGGGACAGTGCAACGGAAAGATTGGCATATTCCCAGCATCCTTTGTGGAAGAAGTTCCTATGAAAGATAAATAA
- the LOC123991348 gene encoding LOW QUALITY PROTEIN: GRB2-associated and regulator of MAPK protein 1-like (The sequence of the model RefSeq protein was modified relative to this genomic sequence to represent the inferred CDS: inserted 1 base in 1 codon) — translation MDLGSMLYNNLKDVSWSTTSLPLDRLVSVYRLPQIVKLDSGELVDVLRDNDYLLIHSCRQWTTITAHSLEEGHYVIGPKIEIPVHYEGQFKLLEQDRDVKEPVQYFNSVEEVAKAFPERVYVMEEITFNVKMASGECNEDTEVYNITLSTGDELTLMGQAEILYAKASKEKSRFNTIFKKIGKLHSISKIASRGKMPCLICMNHRTNESVSLPFQCKGRFSTCSPLELQMQEGEHTIRNIVEKTRLPVNVSVPGSPPRNQHDVHLIRESHRYKLVNIQTKTVVVGCVLRSNKIIPIHFPLHMASMPKFIIPEGLLQNELWLDTMVHRWFTYCQEQFDIDDYSRAVRDVRTDWNDVDGRSPKKSSGGSSIGCPSHMPSSLTYARDELTQSFHRLSVCVYGNNLHSNSEVNLQGCMTLCGDWVLLPSEGVLADSVDTEYLFPELLEDMSKSDVPYEELWLDHLRSSRGRGGHSVGGEDPRGTSNTIATSTAVISYPASCHMGPMVSSEICLAPPPVPPKSEAVKVECRHLNAPPIPPRSSKQMMSTPTPAVAKALQTETRSPSPTLSYYSSGLHSISGGENEVTEADEQNHVCYPCNWVKGNKECLTASHVSPPLDGVLSCPSRLSWPNDFCGGDSQSMEEFLPIPCRSYYSYPRXKTPGTPKSPCLLDFDRKEQKGGSAIPLKSHKASYTNQFCTKSLSYTLEMYRDNMIDECNTKQSLSSPILPPRTPKSNETCKDSVEDTAQDTLKCLVSQQHDQVTTTEMFSISYPPLSPLSSPSLPAPGGQWQPPTNLSGLSIEEVSKSLRFIGISGDIVSSFVTEKIDGNLLLQLTEEILTEDFKLSKLQVKKLMQFIKGWRPKI, via the exons ATGGACCTTGGATCAATGCTGTACAACAATTTGAAAGATGTATCATGGAGCACGACGTCTTTACCCTTAGATCGACTTGTCAGTGTTTATAGATTGCCCCAAATTGTGAAGTTGGACAGTG GTGAGTTGGTGGACGTCTTACGAGACAATGACTACCTCTTGATTCATTCCTGTCGTCAATGGACTACAATCACTGCACACAGTCTGGAGGAAGGCCATTATGTCATTGGGCCCAAAATAGAGATCCCGGTACATTATGAAG GTCAGTTTAAGCTGTTGGAGCAGGACAGAGATGTCAAGGAGCCGGTGCAGTACTTcaacagtgtggaggaggtggcCAAAGCATTTCCCGAACGGGTGTATGTCATGGAGGAAATTACGTTCAATGTGAAG ATGGCTTCGGGCGAATGCAACGAGGACACGGAGGTGTACAACATCACACTAAGCACCGGTGATGAGCTCACCCTCATGGGCCAGGCAGAGATCCTGTACGCCAAGGCGTCCAAGGAGAAGTCTCGCTTCAACACCATCTTCAAGAAAATCGGTAAGCTCCACTCCATCAGCAAGATCGCGAGCCGTGGCAAGATGCCCTGCCTCATCTGCATGAACCACCGGACCAACGAGAGTGTCAGCCTGCCCTTCCAGTGTAAGGGTCGCTTCAGCACATGCAGCCCCCTAGAGCTTCAGATGCAGGAGGGGGAGCACACCATCCGCAACATTGTGGAGAAGACCCGGCTGCCCGTCAACGTCAGCGTGCCTGGCAGCCCGCCGCGCAACCAGCATGACGTCCACCTGATCCGCGAGAGTCACCGCTACAAGTTGGTCAACATCCAGACCAAGACGGTGGTGGTGGGCTGCGTGCTGCGTAGTAACAAGATCATCCCCATCCACTTCCCGCTCCACATGGCCTCCATGCCCAAGTTCATCATCCCTGAAGGGTTGCTTCAGAACGAGCTGTGGCTGGACACCATGGTGCACCGCTGGTTCACCTACTGCCAGGAGCAGTTTGACATTGACGACTATTCCCGTGCTGTGCGTGATGTCAGGACCGACTGGAATGACGTTGATGGGAGGAGCCCCAAGAagagtagtggtggtagtagcatcgGCTGCCCCTCGCACATGCCCAGCTCTCTCACGTACGCCCGTGACGAGCTTACCCAGTCATTCCACCGGCTCTCGGTGTGTGTCTATGGCAACAACCTGCACAGCAACAGCGAGGTCAACCTGCAGGGCTGCATGACGCTGTGCGGAGACTGGGTGCTCCTGCCATCCGAGGGCGTGCTGGCTGATTCAGTTGACACAGAGTACCTCTTCCCTGAGCTGCTGGAGGACATGAGCAAGTCAGATGTTCCCTACGAGGAGCTGTGGCTGGACCACTTAAGATCAAGTCGGGGAAGAGGAGGGCACAGTGTAGGCGGCGAGGATCCAAGAGGCACCAGCAACACCATCGCCACCTCCACGGCTGTCATATCATACCCCGCCTCCTGTCATATGGGTCCAATGGTCAGCTCTGAAATCTGTCTAGCTCCGCCCCCAGTCCCACCAAAGTCTGAAGCT GTGAAGGTAGAATGCCGTCATTTGAACGCCCCTCCCATTCCCCCCCGAAGTTCCAAGCAGATGATGTCCACCCCAACGCCGGCTGTAGCTAAGGCTCTGCAGACAGAAACGCGCTCTCCAAGCCCCACTCTCTCCTATTATTCCTCAGGCCTACACAGCAT CAGTGGAGGAGAGAATGAAGTGACCGAGGCAGATGAGCAGAACCACGTATGTTACCCCTGTAACTGGGTCAAGGGCAACAAGGAGTGCCTGACAGCATCCCACGTGAGCCCACCTCTCGACGGTGTACTCTCCTGCCCTTCTAGACTATCGTGGCCCAACGACTTCTGTGGAGGGGATTCTCAAAGCATGGAGGAGTTCCTGCCCATCCCCTGTCGAAGTTACTACAGCTATCCTA AAAAGACCCCTGGCACCCCCAAGTCGCCATGCCTTTTGGACTTtgatagaaaagagcagaagggCGGTAGCGCCATCCCCTTGAAATCCCACAAAGCCTCATACACTAATCAGTTTTGCACCAAGTCGTTGAGCTACACCCTGGAAATGTACAGAGACAATATGATAGACGAATGTAACACTAAACAAAGCCTATCGTCCCCCATCTTGCCACCGAGGACGCCCAAATCAAACGAGACATGTAAAGATTCTGTCGAAGATACGGCACAGGACACTCTAAAGTGCCTGGTCAGCCAACAACACGACCAGGTCACAACGACAGAAATGTTCTCCATCTCCTATCCCCCCCTATCGccactgtcctccccctccctgccagCCCCCGGAGGACAATGGCAACCACCCACCAACCTCTCTGGACTTTCCATCGAAGAGGTGTCCAAATCGTTACGGTTCATCGGCATTTCCGGTGACATTGTGTCTTCGTTTGTGACAGAGAAAATCGATGGGAATCTACTTCTGCAGCTTACGGAGGAGATTCTGACGGAGGACTTCAAGTTAAGCAAACTCCAAGTGAAGAAACTCATGCAGTTTATTAAAGGTTGGAGGCCTAAAATATAG